The following coding sequences lie in one Vibrio sp. BS-M-Sm-2 genomic window:
- the uspA gene encoding universal stress protein UspA: protein MSYKHILVAVDLSEDSKLIVDKAVALAKPLEAKVSFIHIDINYAELYTGLIDINMAETQHNAMEASRIQLQNFAEHAQYPITHTLVGSGDLSHELCDTINEFNVDLVVCGHHQDFWSKLLSSTRQLINASPVDMLVVPLRDSED from the coding sequence ATGAGTTACAAACATATTTTGGTCGCAGTCGATTTATCAGAAGACAGCAAATTAATTGTGGATAAAGCGGTAGCATTGGCAAAGCCATTGGAAGCCAAAGTCTCTTTTATCCATATCGATATTAACTACGCAGAGCTCTACACTGGCCTGATTGATATCAACATGGCCGAAACCCAGCACAACGCGATGGAAGCGTCTCGTATTCAGCTGCAAAATTTTGCGGAGCACGCTCAATACCCGATCACCCATACCCTCGTTGGCAGTGGTGATTTAAGTCATGAACTGTGTGACACCATCAACGAGTTCAATGTTGACCTCGTGGTTTGTGGTCACCATCAAGACTTTTGGAGTAAGCTGCTTTCTTCAACACGACAACTGATCAACGCGTCTCCGGTTGATATGCTGGTCGTGCCTCTAAGAGATTCAGAAGACTAA
- a CDS encoding DMT family transporter, with the protein MNERRALGFGLSAVLLWSTVATAFKLTLAEFSPIQMLTIASIVSSIALIAVCAFQGKLSQLSTTFLSNPWYYLLLGLVNPLAYYLILFKAYDLLPASQAQAINYSWAITLTLMAAVFLGQKIRKQDWIACTFSYAGVVVIATKGDVLGMQFDSPLGVALALLSTLLWAGYWILNTKNKADPVVGVLLGFLVALPFAIGLTLYEGESFSQITAKGWMAVTYVGLFEMGITFVLWLSALKLTNNTARISNLIFASPFISLMLLSTIIGEEIHPATLFGLVLIIAGLVIQQIKFSKNKAA; encoded by the coding sequence ATGAACGAACGTCGTGCCTTAGGCTTTGGCCTTTCCGCAGTATTGCTGTGGTCAACGGTCGCTACTGCTTTTAAGCTGACCCTTGCTGAGTTTTCACCTATTCAAATGCTGACTATCGCTAGCATTGTGTCGTCGATTGCGCTGATCGCAGTCTGCGCTTTTCAAGGCAAGCTTTCTCAGCTGAGTACAACGTTCCTTTCAAACCCTTGGTATTACCTGCTGCTTGGCTTGGTTAACCCATTGGCCTATTACCTGATCCTATTCAAAGCCTACGACCTGCTGCCCGCTTCTCAAGCTCAAGCTATCAACTACAGCTGGGCTATCACGCTAACCTTAATGGCGGCGGTTTTTCTGGGGCAAAAGATTCGTAAGCAAGATTGGATCGCCTGTACTTTCAGCTATGCGGGTGTGGTAGTTATTGCGACCAAAGGCGATGTGTTAGGCATGCAGTTCGACAGCCCACTCGGTGTGGCACTGGCGCTGCTTTCTACTCTACTTTGGGCGGGATATTGGATTCTCAACACCAAAAACAAGGCTGACCCAGTGGTTGGCGTGCTGCTTGGTTTCTTAGTTGCATTACCCTTCGCGATCGGTTTAACCCTTTACGAAGGCGAAAGCTTTAGCCAAATTACGGCGAAGGGTTGGATGGCGGTGACTTACGTTGGTCTGTTCGAGATGGGGATTACCTTTGTATTGTGGTTATCAGCACTCAAGCTAACCAACAATACAGCACGTATCAGCAACCTGATTTTTGCCTCGCCATTTATCTCACTGATGCTACTTTCAACCATCATTGGTGAAGAGATTCACCCAGCGACACTGTTTGGTTTGGTACTGATCATTGCTGGCTTGGTGATTCAACAGATCAAGTTTTCTAAAAACAAAGCTGCGTAA
- a CDS encoding IS4 family transposase: MSLESQLANTFRSCNTFHHFDKYSDILSPELIQQGFEQAGVATVRRRRLPLEAVLWSVVGMSLFRQQSVWDIANQLDIVLPDKQRFVAPSAVVQARQRLGEEGVKQVFKKMAAHSYQASNFETWCGLNLLSVDGVVWRTTDTPENHQEFKAQRNQSSENIYPKVRMVCLMELTSHQLIDSAFSDYRTSEMRLAEELIEQTPNHSLTIFDKGYYSLGLLNRWNKVGQERHWMLPVRKDFQYEVVHKYSRSDAIVAIKTTPQARKKFSDLPETIEARLVSKIIKGKEYQVLTSMCDGLRFPGEDIVELYRYRWEIELGYREMKQTLLDSEYTLRSKRPDMVKQELWGILLAYNLIRQVMTKAASKLDSIWPNQLSFTSSAMAVTQYFAALPLTSPGKLPKHYEVLLQQVSMFILPPRREDRSYPRWVKLKPKKYATNRKNASQLN, from the coding sequence ATGTCTTTAGAAAGCCAACTTGCTAATACTTTTCGGTCATGTAATACCTTCCATCACTTTGACAAATACTCTGACATTCTTAGTCCAGAGCTTATCCAGCAAGGCTTTGAGCAAGCTGGCGTAGCAACCGTTAGAAGAAGGCGGTTACCTTTGGAAGCAGTACTTTGGTCCGTTGTTGGAATGAGTCTCTTTCGTCAACAATCTGTTTGGGATATCGCTAACCAACTCGATATTGTCCTGCCAGACAAACAACGCTTTGTTGCACCAAGTGCTGTTGTTCAAGCGAGGCAGAGATTAGGTGAAGAAGGTGTAAAGCAAGTCTTTAAGAAGATGGCAGCGCATAGCTATCAAGCGTCTAACTTCGAAACTTGGTGTGGATTAAACCTTCTCTCCGTCGATGGTGTCGTTTGGAGAACAACAGATACACCTGAAAATCATCAAGAATTTAAAGCACAGCGTAATCAATCATCTGAAAATATTTACCCTAAGGTACGTATGGTTTGCTTGATGGAGCTTACAAGTCATCAACTAATCGATAGTGCATTCTCTGACTATCGCACCAGCGAAATGCGGCTCGCAGAAGAGCTCATCGAGCAAACACCAAATCATTCTCTGACTATTTTTGATAAAGGATATTACTCTTTAGGGCTGCTTAATCGTTGGAACAAAGTAGGTCAAGAAAGGCATTGGATGCTCCCTGTGAGAAAGGACTTTCAGTATGAAGTCGTCCATAAATACAGCCGGAGTGACGCTATCGTTGCCATAAAAACAACACCTCAGGCAAGAAAGAAGTTCAGTGATCTCCCTGAGACAATAGAAGCAAGGTTAGTATCGAAAATTATCAAGGGTAAGGAATATCAGGTACTTACATCAATGTGTGATGGGTTGCGCTTTCCTGGTGAAGACATCGTAGAGCTCTATCGCTATCGTTGGGAGATCGAATTAGGCTATCGGGAAATGAAGCAAACCTTGCTGGATAGTGAGTATACATTGCGAAGTAAGCGGCCAGATATGGTCAAACAGGAGCTCTGGGGAATTTTGTTAGCCTATAACCTTATAAGGCAGGTTATGACAAAAGCAGCGAGTAAGTTAGATAGCATCTGGCCGAATCAATTAAGCTTTACGAGTAGTGCCATGGCTGTGACTCAATACTTCGCTGCTTTACCTTTAACGAGCCCGGGAAAACTACCTAAACACTATGAAGTGTTATTACAGCAAGTATCTATGTTTATCCTACCACCCCGAAGAGAAGATAGAAGCTATCCTCGCTGGGTAAAACTGAAACCCAAGAAATATGCAACAAACAGAAAAAATGCCAGTCAGCTTAACTGA
- a CDS encoding carboxylate/amino acid/amine transporter, with amino-acid sequence MSYLAGVTLLWAFSFSLIGVYLAGQVDSWFSVLMRVALAGVVFLPFLKFRGISRKLIAKLMAIGGIQLGLMYCFYYQSFLLLSVPEVLLFTVFTPIYVTLIYDFLKGQFSPWYLVTAAIAVLGAVFIKFAGINENFLVGFLVVQGANLCFAIGQVGYKVVMEKESTELPQRTVFGYFYLGALCVASVAFMLLGNPEKLPTTTLQWGILIYLGLIASGLGYFMWNKGACMVNAGALAVMNNALVPAGLVVNILIWNRDVDLVRLSIGGAVILFSLFVNETWVKKRVARSASNA; translated from the coding sequence ATGAGCTATTTAGCTGGTGTTACCCTCCTATGGGCCTTCTCCTTTAGCCTGATCGGCGTTTACCTTGCGGGTCAGGTTGACTCTTGGTTCTCTGTTTTAATGCGTGTTGCCCTTGCTGGCGTCGTATTTCTTCCTTTTCTAAAGTTTCGCGGCATATCGCGTAAGCTGATCGCTAAATTGATGGCAATTGGTGGTATCCAGCTTGGCCTAATGTACTGCTTCTACTATCAGTCTTTCTTACTGCTGTCCGTTCCTGAAGTCCTTTTATTTACGGTTTTCACACCAATTTACGTCACCCTGATTTATGACTTTCTTAAAGGGCAATTCTCTCCGTGGTACTTAGTGACAGCTGCAATTGCGGTATTGGGCGCGGTATTCATTAAATTCGCAGGCATCAACGAAAACTTTTTAGTTGGCTTCCTTGTCGTACAAGGCGCGAACCTCTGTTTTGCTATCGGTCAGGTGGGCTACAAAGTGGTGATGGAGAAAGAATCGACCGAGTTACCTCAGCGAACAGTATTTGGTTACTTCTACCTAGGGGCGTTATGCGTCGCGTCGGTTGCTTTCATGCTGCTGGGCAACCCCGAAAAACTACCAACCACAACACTTCAATGGGGAATCCTGATCTACCTTGGCTTGATTGCCTCGGGATTGGGTTACTTTATGTGGAATAAAGGCGCGTGCATGGTGAATGCTGGTGCGCTAGCGGTGATGAACAATGCATTAGTGCCTGCGGGCCTTGTGGTGAATATCCTGATTTGGAACAGAGATGTCGATTTAGTTCGATTGTCTATTGGTGGTGCTGTTATCTTGTTCTCTCTATTCGTCAATGAGACGTGGGTGAAGAAGCGCGTTGCAAGATCCGCAAGCAACGCCTAA
- the ftnA gene encoding non-heme ferritin has product MLSKTMVEQLNDQINLEFFSSNLYLQMSAWCEDKGFEGAAEFLRVHAVEEMEHMQRLFTYVSETGAMPILGAIEAPKHEFESLGAVFRETYEHEQMITEKINKLAHVAFSTQDYSTFNFLQWYVAEQHEEEKLFKGVLDKLELVGEDGKALFFIDKDLAQLAKDGSSSIMEAPAV; this is encoded by the coding sequence ATGCTGTCAAAAACTATGGTTGAGCAACTGAATGATCAAATTAACCTAGAATTTTTCTCATCCAATCTATACTTACAAATGAGTGCTTGGTGTGAAGACAAAGGATTTGAAGGTGCAGCAGAGTTTCTGCGTGTTCATGCAGTAGAAGAAATGGAACATATGCAACGTCTTTTCACTTACGTAAGCGAAACAGGTGCAATGCCAATTCTGGGTGCGATTGAAGCACCAAAACACGAATTCGAAAGCCTTGGCGCAGTGTTCCGTGAAACTTATGAACATGAGCAGATGATTACTGAAAAGATCAACAAACTGGCTCACGTTGCTTTCAGCACACAAGACTACTCAACCTTTAACTTCCTGCAATGGTACGTTGCAGAGCAACACGAAGAAGAGAAGTTGTTTAAAGGTGTATTGGATAAGCTAGAACTTGTTGGTGAAGACGGTAAAGCACTGTTCTTTATTGATAAAGACCTAGCGCAATTGGCAAAAGATGGTTCATCTTCAATTATGGAAGCTCCTGCCGTTTAG
- the rmuC gene encoding DNA recombination protein RmuC — protein sequence MQWIIEHQATLIAAISGALVSGGVVGWWIKQKLSFQQRLLEQQLESDRLLHESQQSQLKSSLAEAQQELNELDDDRDKAAFELKQAHGKVMAAMEKLRYFEAVKQERQQYADEINVLKDHKSELEAELREQEARHDQENLANSEKLQLLEQAESRLKQQFELLANQLFESKTAKVDQQNKQSLEGLLSPLREQLEGFKKQVNDSFSQEAKERHTLVHELKNLQRLNESMTREAVNLTQALKGDNKQQGNWGEVVLARVLAESGLREGHEYQTQVNLQNDAGKRYQPDVIVHLPQDKQVVVDSKMALVAFERYFNAETDQQRDAALRDHLVSLRAHIKGLSQKDYHQLKGIQSLDYVLMFIPVEPAFQVAIQADPSLVKDAMEQNIILVSPTTLLVALRTIDNLWRNDRQNQNAQVIAERASKLYDKLRLFVDDMEGLGSSLDRANQSYQGAMNKLVTGRGNVIRQAESFKQLGVEVKKPISIGLAEMAQNEAFSENASLVERQPAEDKVN from the coding sequence ATGCAATGGATTATCGAACATCAGGCAACGCTTATTGCTGCAATTTCTGGCGCGCTCGTCAGCGGTGGCGTCGTGGGTTGGTGGATTAAACAGAAGCTCTCTTTTCAGCAGCGATTGCTCGAACAGCAGCTAGAGTCCGATCGTTTGTTGCATGAATCTCAGCAATCTCAGCTCAAATCATCACTTGCAGAGGCGCAACAAGAACTCAATGAGTTAGATGATGACCGAGACAAAGCGGCATTCGAGCTCAAACAGGCGCACGGTAAGGTGATGGCTGCGATGGAAAAGCTGCGCTACTTTGAGGCGGTAAAGCAAGAGCGCCAGCAGTACGCTGATGAGATCAATGTGCTTAAGGATCACAAGTCTGAATTGGAAGCTGAACTTCGTGAGCAAGAGGCAAGGCACGATCAAGAAAACCTCGCCAATAGCGAAAAGCTGCAGTTGCTAGAACAAGCTGAATCTCGACTTAAGCAGCAGTTTGAGTTGTTAGCGAACCAATTGTTTGAGAGTAAAACTGCCAAGGTCGATCAGCAGAATAAGCAGAGCTTAGAAGGTTTGTTGTCTCCATTGAGAGAGCAGTTGGAAGGCTTTAAGAAACAAGTGAACGATAGCTTCAGCCAAGAAGCCAAAGAGCGTCATACCTTAGTGCACGAACTTAAGAACCTACAACGTTTGAATGAGAGTATGACGCGTGAAGCGGTTAACCTGACTCAAGCGCTAAAGGGCGATAACAAACAGCAGGGTAACTGGGGCGAAGTGGTACTGGCTCGCGTGCTTGCTGAATCAGGGCTACGCGAAGGCCACGAATACCAAACGCAAGTGAATCTGCAAAACGATGCAGGCAAGCGTTACCAGCCGGATGTGATCGTTCATCTGCCACAAGATAAGCAAGTGGTGGTCGATTCGAAAATGGCGTTGGTGGCGTTTGAGCGCTATTTCAATGCCGAAACCGACCAACAACGCGATGCCGCACTGCGTGATCACTTGGTGTCACTGCGAGCGCACATTAAAGGCTTGAGCCAGAAAGATTATCATCAGCTCAAAGGTATACAGAGTCTGGATTATGTGTTGATGTTTATCCCGGTTGAGCCAGCATTCCAAGTGGCGATTCAGGCGGATCCTAGCTTGGTTAAAGATGCGATGGAGCAAAACATTATCTTGGTTAGCCCAACTACTCTGCTGGTGGCACTGCGGACCATTGATAACTTATGGCGCAACGACAGACAAAACCAGAACGCACAAGTTATCGCGGAACGTGCGAGCAAGCTTTACGACAAGCTGCGCCTGTTTGTTGATGATATGGAAGGCCTTGGCAGCTCACTTGATAGAGCCAACCAAAGTTATCAAGGGGCGATGAATAAGTTAGTCACAGGGCGGGGCAATGTGATTCGTCAGGCTGAAAGCTTCAAGCAATTGGGGGTTGAAGTGAAGAAACCGATTTCGATTGGTTTGGCTGAAATGGCGCAAAATGAGGCTTTTTCAGAAAATGCCTCCTTAGTAGAAAGACAACCTGCTGAGGATAAAGTAAACTAA
- the uspB gene encoding universal stress protein UspB, which yields MISGDTILFALMVVTCVNWARYFTALRTLIYIMREAHPLLYQQVDGGGFFTTHGNMTKQVRLFSYIKSKEYHHHHDEVFTAKCDRVRKLFILSSALLGVTLLASFIV from the coding sequence ATGATCAGCGGCGACACTATTCTATTTGCACTAATGGTTGTGACTTGCGTGAACTGGGCGCGTTATTTTACTGCGCTAAGAACGCTCATTTATATTATGCGAGAAGCGCATCCTCTGCTTTATCAACAAGTAGACGGAGGCGGTTTTTTCACAACCCATGGCAATATGACCAAACAGGTTCGCTTGTTTAGCTACATCAAAAGCAAAGAGTATCACCATCATCACGATGAAGTGTTTACTGCGAAGTGCGATCGTGTGAGAAAGTTATTCATACTCTCTTCCGCCCTGCTGGGTGTAACGTTGCTGGCTTCTTTCATCGTCTAA
- the asnC gene encoding transcriptional regulator AsnC has translation MSTTTARLDDLDRAILKTLMEDARTPYAEMAKQFDVSPATIHVRIEKMRSADIIERTEVVVNTKKLGYDVCCFIGINLNAAKDYHSAIAKLNALDEVVEAYYTTGAYNIFVKLMCKSIEELQFVLIDKLQAIDEVQSTETLISLQNPINRNVNP, from the coding sequence ATGTCCACAACCACCGCTCGTCTCGATGACCTAGACCGTGCCATTCTGAAAACCTTAATGGAAGATGCTCGTACACCTTACGCAGAGATGGCAAAGCAGTTTGACGTAAGCCCTGCGACTATTCACGTCCGTATCGAGAAAATGAGATCGGCCGACATTATTGAGCGTACCGAGGTTGTGGTAAACACGAAAAAGCTAGGTTACGACGTATGTTGCTTTATCGGCATCAACCTTAATGCAGCCAAAGATTACCACTCGGCAATCGCCAAGCTGAATGCCCTAGATGAAGTGGTTGAAGCCTACTACACCACTGGTGCCTACAATATTTTCGTTAAGCTGATGTGTAAATCGATAGAAGAATTGCAGTTCGTGTTGATTGATAAATTGCAGGCGATCGACGAGGTTCAATCGACTGAGACATTGATTTCATTGCAAAACCCAATCAATCGCAATGTGAATCCATAA
- a CDS encoding NAD(P)/FAD-dependent oxidoreductase, with protein sequence MSEKFDVIVIGAGAAGLMCAAEAGKRGRRVLVVDHAKKPGRKILISGGGRCNFTNYDVSANNFLCNNSHFVKSALSQYTNWDFISMVSKYGIEFEERDHGQLFCVNDHTAKDIVSMLLDECKQAKVEQRYRCDVHSIEKTDAGFQMHLNTDQVECDSLVVATGGLSMPKLGATPFGYKIAEQFGLSVMPTTAGLVPFTLHKEDKEDFAELSGIAIPAEITAQDGTLFKEALLFTHRGLSGPSVLQISSFWKAGQSVSINLVPEVDVAELLANSREKHPNQSLKNTLAKALPKRFVEVLIDRKELEDKPLKQFNEKQLSGIVEHLENWKIAPNGTEGYRTAEVTLGGVDTNHLSSKTMECKSVSGLYFIGEVMDVTGWLGGYNFQWCWSSGFAAGQWV encoded by the coding sequence ATGAGTGAAAAATTTGATGTAATCGTAATTGGTGCGGGCGCCGCAGGCTTAATGTGTGCTGCGGAAGCTGGTAAACGTGGCCGACGAGTGCTGGTGGTTGATCATGCGAAAAAGCCAGGCAGAAAAATTTTAATCTCAGGTGGCGGCCGTTGTAACTTCACTAACTACGATGTTTCAGCAAACAACTTCCTGTGTAACAACTCTCACTTCGTGAAATCAGCCTTATCTCAATACACCAACTGGGATTTCATCTCGATGGTGAGCAAGTACGGTATTGAGTTCGAAGAGCGCGATCACGGCCAATTGTTCTGTGTGAATGACCACACCGCAAAAGACATTGTGAGCATGTTGCTTGACGAGTGTAAGCAAGCGAAAGTCGAACAACGCTACCGTTGTGATGTTCACTCCATCGAAAAAACAGACGCTGGCTTCCAGATGCACCTCAATACCGACCAAGTTGAATGTGACTCATTGGTGGTAGCGACTGGTGGTTTGTCGATGCCTAAGCTGGGCGCAACGCCATTTGGCTATAAGATTGCTGAGCAATTTGGTTTGTCTGTAATGCCGACTACGGCGGGGCTAGTACCATTCACGCTGCATAAAGAAGACAAAGAAGATTTCGCAGAGCTTTCTGGTATCGCAATTCCTGCTGAGATCACGGCGCAAGATGGAACCTTGTTCAAAGAAGCGTTGCTGTTTACTCACCGCGGCTTATCTGGTCCTTCAGTACTGCAAATTTCTTCGTTCTGGAAAGCGGGTCAATCGGTTTCGATTAATCTAGTACCTGAAGTGGATGTGGCTGAGTTGCTGGCCAATTCTCGCGAGAAGCACCCAAATCAGAGTTTGAAAAATACTTTGGCGAAAGCACTGCCGAAGCGTTTTGTGGAAGTGTTGATTGACCGTAAAGAGCTGGAAGACAAACCGCTTAAGCAGTTCAATGAAAAGCAACTTAGTGGTATTGTTGAGCACCTAGAGAACTGGAAAATTGCGCCAAACGGCACTGAAGGTTATCGAACGGCCGAAGTGACTCTAGGCGGTGTGGACACCAATCACTTATCTTCAAAAACCATGGAGTGTAAGAGCGTCTCCGGCCTCTACTTCATCGGTGAAGTAATGGACGTAACAGGTTGGCTTGGAGGCTATAACTTCCAATGGTGTTGGAGCTCAGGTTTTGCTGCGGGACAGTGGGTTTAA
- a CDS encoding EAL domain-containing protein, with the protein MCWSVFASAQTKDVLVIHSYHQGFFWTDDFHKGLSEELDRDGLSYRVVYLDSKRTQNQEYLERVYQLYHTKLQHEEFAAIVVSDNNALNLMKRLAPDLKSTPVIFGGINNFSPEMIEGLNATGITEDIDLVGNIELVKRLQSTVKKIYIVTDHSVTGEAIRSQIDLFIKTHPDFSDLVEHYVPDSYQELMEFSQRADLGKSLLFWAYYRDAQGRVSSDEDWRQLNIKTQMPLYMVHDLGLGFGAIGGVIQSGETQGRDTGRVLLNVLANPDKPLPQVVAGAPEIKLDYQQISRWGLGAENEASVTFLNKPKSFLVRYRDEIRTIGLLFLVMSCVIATLVYYLNRLKKSERASRQSQLLLESIFDQSLQFMGIIDKGGVLLSSNSKLHELLYNQGYKLGTPLQQHQHWEDSAREVLTEYFIAKNEHPALRFEAEVWCRDRGAMVLDISLKPMPDSEEEDIQFLFEARDVTSRKLAENKLFQREANLKLYYDKQPVMMITLDGNNRIQQVNQFAEELLGYPLDQLLGHRPREFYVDENAMIPRHILLQPQHKIRGVWRRDIEYRHADGSKIWIRENIRPLVESDQLLIVGEDITETHELSEKLEYQARYDLLTDTFNRNHFEQELQKALKEVESHMRTHAMLFLDLDQLKVLNDTAGHEAGDAAILFSAQLLEEVLPYNAVLARMGGDEFAVLIKDCTERDAVNVCRSIISMMSDNPFLWDDIRLNLTCSIGIRLIDHTAASPQMVHAQADAACHAAKEEGRNRYNLYHQDDEDLRRRHLEMESVNLVHEALANDRLELFAQRILGLNKNSDKMHFEILVRIKNIKGEYISPGIFMPASERYNIAHLIDRRVVSQTLAWLEHRPEVIDELGMCSINLSGHSMGNREFVEFLIESLARSSVPCHKICLEITETAAMSNMKQAIKFFTRIKELGCMIALDDFGSGLSSFGYLKKLPVDIVKIDGLFVRDIDVNEMDHVMVRSINDLAKQMGKHTVAEFVENTQIIDKLIELGVNYAQGYIIGRPKPLAELVEELRQEREREPLV; encoded by the coding sequence ATGTGTTGGAGCGTATTTGCTTCGGCGCAGACAAAAGATGTATTGGTGATCCACTCCTACCATCAAGGTTTTTTCTGGACGGATGATTTCCATAAAGGATTGTCCGAAGAACTCGATCGCGACGGGTTGTCTTACCGTGTCGTTTATCTCGATAGTAAACGTACCCAAAACCAAGAATACCTAGAGCGTGTGTATCAGCTTTATCACACCAAGCTACAGCATGAAGAATTTGCAGCAATTGTCGTTAGTGACAATAATGCGCTCAACCTAATGAAGCGCCTTGCGCCCGATCTCAAGAGCACACCTGTCATCTTTGGTGGCATCAATAATTTCTCGCCTGAAATGATCGAAGGTTTGAACGCAACGGGCATCACCGAAGATATCGACTTAGTGGGCAATATCGAGCTGGTTAAACGTCTTCAATCGACCGTAAAGAAGATCTACATTGTTACCGATCACTCGGTCACGGGGGAGGCGATTCGTTCTCAAATCGATCTTTTCATCAAAACTCATCCGGATTTTTCTGATCTCGTTGAGCACTATGTGCCGGATTCCTACCAAGAGTTAATGGAATTTTCTCAACGTGCTGATCTAGGTAAGAGCTTGCTATTTTGGGCCTATTACCGCGATGCACAAGGTAGAGTGAGTAGCGATGAAGATTGGCGACAACTGAATATCAAGACTCAAATGCCACTGTATATGGTGCACGATCTAGGGCTAGGTTTTGGTGCGATTGGTGGTGTGATTCAAAGTGGTGAAACGCAAGGTCGAGACACTGGGCGAGTGCTACTGAATGTGCTCGCCAATCCGGATAAACCGCTGCCCCAAGTGGTTGCTGGCGCGCCAGAAATCAAACTCGATTACCAACAAATCTCACGTTGGGGTCTGGGTGCAGAGAATGAAGCCTCGGTGACCTTCCTCAACAAGCCTAAGTCATTTTTAGTACGCTACCGCGATGAAATTCGCACCATAGGTTTGCTGTTTTTGGTTATGTCGTGTGTCATCGCGACCTTGGTGTATTACCTTAATCGCCTTAAAAAAAGTGAACGTGCCAGCCGACAAAGCCAGCTGCTACTGGAATCGATATTCGACCAAAGCCTGCAGTTCATGGGCATTATTGATAAGGGCGGTGTGTTGTTGTCGAGTAACAGCAAGCTACATGAGCTGCTTTATAATCAAGGCTATAAATTGGGAACGCCGCTTCAACAACATCAACACTGGGAAGATTCCGCACGAGAAGTGCTAACCGAATATTTCATCGCAAAAAATGAGCACCCAGCCTTACGATTTGAAGCTGAAGTGTGGTGTCGTGATCGTGGGGCGATGGTGTTGGATATTTCATTGAAACCGATGCCAGACAGTGAAGAGGAAGACATTCAGTTCCTATTTGAGGCGCGCGACGTGACTTCGCGTAAACTTGCTGAGAATAAACTGTTCCAACGTGAAGCGAACTTGAAGCTGTATTACGACAAACAGCCTGTGATGATGATTACGCTCGATGGCAATAATCGCATTCAACAAGTGAACCAATTTGCCGAGGAGCTTTTGGGTTATCCACTAGATCAGCTATTAGGGCATCGTCCTAGAGAGTTCTATGTTGATGAGAATGCGATGATTCCTCGCCATATCTTGTTGCAACCACAGCATAAAATTCGTGGTGTGTGGCGTCGTGATATCGAATATCGCCATGCCGACGGTAGCAAGATCTGGATTCGTGAAAATATCCGCCCGTTGGTCGAGTCTGATCAGCTGTTGATTGTGGGTGAAGACATCACCGAGACGCACGAGCTTTCTGAAAAGCTAGAGTATCAAGCTCGCTATGACCTGCTGACTGACACCTTCAACCGTAACCACTTTGAGCAAGAGCTGCAAAAAGCGCTTAAAGAGGTTGAGAGTCACATGCGAACTCACGCGATGTTGTTCTTAGATTTGGATCAGTTGAAGGTCTTGAACGATACCGCAGGGCATGAAGCGGGCGATGCCGCGATCTTGTTTAGTGCGCAGTTATTGGAAGAGGTACTGCCATATAATGCTGTATTGGCACGAATGGGTGGTGATGAGTTTGCGGTATTAATCAAAGACTGCACTGAGCGCGATGCGGTTAATGTATGTCGCAGTATTATCTCGATGATGAGCGACAATCCATTCCTGTGGGATGATATTCGTCTCAACCTGACCTGTTCTATTGGCATTCGATTGATTGACCATACTGCCGCTTCACCGCAGATGGTGCATGCTCAGGCGGATGCGGCTTGTCATGCCGCTAAAGAAGAAGGCCGTAACCGTTACAACCTTTACCATCAAGATGATGAAGACCTGCGTCGTCGTCATCTTGAGATGGAGAGCGTCAACCTAGTGCATGAGGCTTTGGCTAACGATCGCTTAGAGTTGTTTGCTCAGCGTATTCTTGGCCTAAATAAAAACAGCGATAAAATGCACTTCGAGATTTTGGTACGCATCAAGAACATCAAAGGGGAATACATCTCCCCGGGGATCTTCATGCCTGCCTCAGAGCGTTATAACATTGCGCACTTGATTGACCGCCGAGTCGTGAGTCAAACATTGGCTTGGTTAGAACATCGACCTGAGGTGATTGATGAACTTGGGATGTGTTCAATCAATCTGTCCGGTCATTCGATGGGTAACAGGGAGTTTGTTGAATTCTTGATTGAAAGCTTGGCGAGATCGTCAGTGCCTTGCCATAAGATTTGTTTAGAAATCACCGAAACGGCTGCGATGAGCAACATGAAACAAGCGATCAAATTCTTCACTCGGATCAAAGAGCTTGGCTGCATGATTGCATTGGATGATTTCGGCTCAGGGCTATCGTCATTTGGTTATCTGAAAAAACTGCCCGTCGATATTGTAAAGATCGATGGCCTATTTGTACGTGATATTGATGTCAACGAGATGGATCATGTGATGGTTCGTTCGATTAATGATCTTGCTAAGCAGATGGGCAAGCACACCGTGGCTGAGTTCGTTGAAAATACCCAGATCATCGACAAGCTGATCGAGCTTGGTGTGAACTACGCGCAGGGCTACATCATAGGACGACCTAAGCCACTGGCGGAGCTCGTTGAAGAGTTAAGACAAGAACGCGAGAGAGAGCCATTGGTTTAG